A segment of the Streptomyces sp. NBC_00376 genome:
CCGCGCCCAGTGCACGTCGGTCAGCTCCCGCCATGCGACGAGGGCCTGCTCGACGTTCTCGTATCCGTCGGGCAGGCCCTCCTGTTCGAGGTGCTTGCGCATGCCGAAGCGGTCGGCATGGGTGTAGTCGAAGATCGTGTCGTCGATGTCCCAGAGCACGGCTCGGATGACCATGCGGCCAGGCTAGCGGTCACGCGCCGGGCACGGGAGGGCGTCGCGGTGCCCCCGGGTCCCGGCGGCCGGGATCACTTCACTCGCGGTCGGGCGCGGTCGCGGCCTTGATCGTGGCCTGGGCGGCGCCTGGCAGCGCAGGGGCCTTGGCGTGGTCCGACGCCACGACCCCGGCTCTGCCACGGAGTTGACGTCCGGCAGAAACGGCGGAGGGGCGGCCGCCGGATGAACCGGTGGCCGCCCCCTCGGGCGTCGTACGGGCGTTACGCGGCCAGCTTGGCCAGCGCTGCGTCCACGCGGGCCAGGGTCTTCTCGCGGCCCAGGATCTCCAGGGACTCGAAGAGCGGCAGGCCGATGGTGCGGCCGGTGACCGCCACGCGGACCGGGGCCTGGGCCTTGCCGAGCTTCAGGCCGTGCTCCTCGCCCGCGGTGAGGATGGCGTTCTTCAGCGCGTCGGCGTTCCACTCGGCGTCGGCCAGCTTGGCGCGGGCCGTGGTCAGGAGGGCGTCGGAGCCCTCCTTCATCGCCTTGTTCCAGGACGCCTCGTCCGTCGCCGGCTCGTCGAGGAAGAGGAAGTCGACGTTGGCCGTGATGTCCGAGAGGACCGTGACGCGGGTCTGGGCGTGCGGGGCGATCTCCGCGAACTGCTCCGCGTCGAAGGACTCCGGGGCCCACGGGGCGAACGGGGCCTTCAGCCAGGGGCCGCAGGCCTCGGTGAACGCCTTCACGTCCATCTTGCGGATGTGCTCGGCGTTGATGTGCTCGCACTTCTTCAGGTCGAAGCGCGCCGGGTTGGCGTTGACGTCCCCGATGTCGAACGCGGCCACCATCTCGTCGATGGAGAAGATGTCGCGGTCCTCGGCGATGGACCAGCCCAGCAGGGAGAGGTAGTTGAGCAGCCCCTCGGGCAGGAAGCCGCGCTCGCGGTAGAGGTTGAGCGAGGCCTGCGGGTCGCGCTTGGAGAGCTTCTTGTTGCCCTCGCCCATGACGTACGGCAGGTGGCCGAAGGCCGGGGTGTCCTTGGCGATGCCCAGCTCGATGAGCGCCTTGTACAGGGCGAGCTGACGCGGGGTGGAGGAGAGCAGGTCCTCGCCGCGCAGGACGTGGGTGATCTCCATCAGCGCGTCGTCGACCGGGTTGACCAGCGTGTAGAGCGGGGCGCCGTTGGCCCGGACGATGCCGTAGTCCGGCACGTTCTCCGGCTGGAAGGTCAGCTCGCCGCGGACCAGGTCGTTGAAGGTGAGCGCCTCGTCGGGCATCCGGAAGCGGACGATGGAGGTGCGGCCCTCGGCCTCGTAGGCGGCGATCTGCTCGGCGCTCAGCTCGCGGCAGTGGCCGTCGTAGCCGGACGGCTTGCCGGCGGCGCGGGCGGCGTCGCGGCGGGCGTCGAGCTCCTCGGTGGTGCAGTAGCAGTGGTACGCGTACCCGCCCGCGAGGAGCCTGTCGGCGACGTCCTTGTAGATGTCCATCCGCTGCGACTGGCGGTACGGGGCGTGCGGGCCGCCGACCTCGGGGCCCTCGTCCCAGTCGAAGCCGAGCCAGCGCATGGACTCCAGGAGCTGGTTGTAGGAGTCCTCGGAGTCGCGGGCCGCGTCCGTGTCCTCGATGCGGAAGACCAGGGTGCCGCCGTGGTGCCGGGCGAAGGCCCAGTTGAACAGGGCGGTGCGGACCAGGCCCACGTGGGGGTTGCCGGTCGGGGAGGGACAGAAACGTACACGGACGGGTGCGTTAACCACGCTTGATCACCTTGTTGGTGAGAGTGCCGATGCCTTCGATGGTGACGGCGACCTCGTCGCCGACATGGAGGGGTCCGACCCCTGCGGGAGTGCCGGTGAGGATCACATCGCCCGGGAGCAGCGTCATGGCTTCCGTGATGTGGACGACCAGATCCTCGATCGAGCGGATCATGTCGCTCGTACGGCCGAGTTGCCGTTGCTCTCCGTTGACCGTCGCCTGAATGGTGAGGTCGTGGGGGTCGAGGTCGGTCTCCACCCAGGGGCCGAGCGGGCAGGACGTGTCGAAGCCCTTGGCACGGGCCCACTGCTTCTCGCGCTTCTGGGCGTCGCGGGCGGTGACGTCATTGGCACAGGTGTAGCCGAAGATGACGTCCTTGACCCGCTCGCGCGGAACTTCCCGGCACATGCGGCCGATGACCACGGCCAGTTCGGCCTCGTGGTGGAGTTCGTTGGAGAAGGAGGGGTACTCGATGGCGTCGCCGGAGCCGATCACCGAGGTGGTGGGCTTGAAGAAGGCGACGGGTACGTCCGGTACCTCGTTGCCCAGCTCCTTGGCGTGCTCCGCGTAGTTGCGGCCGATGGCCACGACCTTGTTGGGGAGCACGGGCGGCAGGAGGCGGACCTTGCTCAGCGGGACCTTGGTGCCGGAGAGCTCGAACTCGGCGTACGGGATGCCCTTGATGATGTCGAGGACGAGACCATCGGGCCCCTCGCCCTCGACGGCGCCGAAGGCGACATTGCCGTCGATGGAGAACCTGGCGATGCGCACGGGATGCTGTCGCCCCTCACTTGCTGGCTGAAGACTGACGCTCCAGGCTAACGCGTCGCCCGTCGGGAACCGCTCCGATTACCGGGCGGCGCGGGTCACCCGACAGGCTCCGAGGGGGACGGCGTCCGTGCTACTCAGCGGCGGCGGTGACCGGGGCGACCATGAGGACGGTGCGCCGGGGGTTGGCCGTCTGGGTGGGCAGGTCCACGGCGTGCTCCGGCTGCTCCGGCGTCCGCGGCCCGACGGCGCCGTCGAGGTGCGCCAGCGTGGTGCGCCGGGGGTTGGCAATGTTGCGGAACATCATCGTCGTCTTCATCTGCCGTTCGGACCCTGTCGGTACGGGCGCCGCCCGGAGGGGCGCCGGTTGTCGGATTTGCCATCCCTGTAAAGGGTCAGGCTAAACATCCGATTCCCTCCGGAAGCCCGGAAGAGACGACGATCATCATGTGAGTTTGCTCACGAACCGACAGACAATTCCCCCATTCCAGGCGGCCGATCACGTCGACAGAAACGGACATTACGTAACTGAATCAGCCATTCCGCTCCTGATCATGTCGACTGGGACACCTCTTACGCTTCGTCGGTTCGCCGGTAATCATCCGTTTTATCCGTGATCACGCTCCACTGCTTGTTACTCAGTCATCACAACGCGTCACCCAGGTCACAGCCCGGCACGGGGCCCTTGTTGGAGATCCGGCACTGTGCTGGAATTCCACGCACCGCCGCGGGTTTCAAGCCGGCGCGCAGGGGCGCAACGGAGCGCCGAGTGGCGGCGGGAAGGGGAAGGACGCCGGTCACTCACGACCACCATGGGGCGGGTACAACGCCCCACGACGCCGACACCGTCCGACCGCCCAGCGCGGGGGGACGCCTGGTCCAGAGGTTGCGACGCTAGTGCAGGGACGTTTCAAGAGGGATGGCAGCGCTGCGGCGGAGCGGGAGCCGCACGGCGGGACCGACCGCGGCTCCTCGGCCCAGCACGCCCAGAACCCCGGGCCTGCCGCGGCCGGCGACAGCGGCGACCGTGCTCAGCGACCCGGTGCCGCGGCGAACGGTGACGTCGATCCGATCTCGTCGCTCAAGTCCCGGGGGCCCGTCAGCACCGGCTCGCGAGTCGCGCTTCGCAACTGGCGCATCAGCACCCGTCTGGTCTCCCTGCTCGCCCTTCCCGTGGTCGCCGCGACCACGCTGGGTGGTCTGCGGATCAACGAGTCCATGAGCGACATCCAGCAGCTGGATCACATGCAGTTGCTGACGAACATGACGAAGCAGGCGACGTCGCTCGCCCAGGCGCTCCAGCAGGAGCGAGACCAGTCGGCCGGTCCGCTGGCCAACGGGGTGAAGGCCGACGACTTCAAGGTCACCGAGCCCCGCAAGAAGACCGACCGGGCGAAGACCGCCTTCCTCGACGCGACGACCTCGATCGGCGACCCCTCCGGCGACGAGGCCCTCGAAGGCATCTTCGCCAGCGTCACCCAGATCGCGAGCCAGCTCGCCGAGATCCGTGACATCCGCAAGGCGGCGTACGTCAAGGGCAGCCCGAGTCTTCAGACCGTCGACCAGTACAGCCAGCTGATCACCTCGCTGCTGAGCCTCTCGCAGGACATGGCGCAGGCGACCAGCAACTCGGAGATGATCAAGCGGACCCGGGCGCTGGCGGCCTTCTCCTCCGCCAAGGAGTACGCCTCGGTCCAGCGCGCGATCATCGCCGCGGCCCTGCCCGGCGGGAACAACAAGCAGCCGCACCTCGACGAGAACGACAAGCAGTTCGGCCGCGCCGCGCTGCGCAAGGAGCGGTCGGCGCTCACCTCCTTCAAGGCCGTGTACAAGGCGACCGGCAACAACGCCGACGAGCTGACCGCCACGCTCGACGAGGGCAACCCCGAGATCAAGGCCGCCGACGCCTACGCCAGGAAGGTGCTGGAGAGCCCCGGGGGCATGTCCGGCACCGCGCGGCGTTCCTACCTGGACTGGTACGACCAGAGCTCGACCAAGA
Coding sequences within it:
- the gltX gene encoding glutamate--tRNA ligase, encoding MVNAPVRVRFCPSPTGNPHVGLVRTALFNWAFARHHGGTLVFRIEDTDAARDSEDSYNQLLESMRWLGFDWDEGPEVGGPHAPYRQSQRMDIYKDVADRLLAGGYAYHCYCTTEELDARRDAARAAGKPSGYDGHCRELSAEQIAAYEAEGRTSIVRFRMPDEALTFNDLVRGELTFQPENVPDYGIVRANGAPLYTLVNPVDDALMEITHVLRGEDLLSSTPRQLALYKALIELGIAKDTPAFGHLPYVMGEGNKKLSKRDPQASLNLYRERGFLPEGLLNYLSLLGWSIAEDRDIFSIDEMVAAFDIGDVNANPARFDLKKCEHINAEHIRKMDVKAFTEACGPWLKAPFAPWAPESFDAEQFAEIAPHAQTRVTVLSDITANVDFLFLDEPATDEASWNKAMKEGSDALLTTARAKLADAEWNADALKNAILTAGEEHGLKLGKAQAPVRVAVTGRTIGLPLFESLEILGREKTLARVDAALAKLAA
- a CDS encoding fumarylacetoacetate hydrolase family protein; this encodes MRIARFSIDGNVAFGAVEGEGPDGLVLDIIKGIPYAEFELSGTKVPLSKVRLLPPVLPNKVVAIGRNYAEHAKELGNEVPDVPVAFFKPTTSVIGSGDAIEYPSFSNELHHEAELAVVIGRMCREVPRERVKDVIFGYTCANDVTARDAQKREKQWARAKGFDTSCPLGPWVETDLDPHDLTIQATVNGEQRQLGRTSDMIRSIEDLVVHITEAMTLLPGDVILTGTPAGVGPLHVGDEVAVTIEGIGTLTNKVIKRG